One window of the Sparus aurata chromosome 17, fSpaAur1.1, whole genome shotgun sequence genome contains the following:
- the LOC115566870 gene encoding potassium voltage-gated channel subfamily G member 2-like yields the protein LLSNHNNNFSKYSFSSDDSYSHVFTDTEAATVKGQYFQRAQLLRGPEASRRYFDPSQQALINIGGVRYSFPWSTLEDVPQSRLSRLRSCSTLREIAEFCDDYDEMLQEFFFDRDPLAFQAIHSFLAKGKLRLLQGVCNVALHGELLYWGIDIGQMEPCCRHHMMSCVDEVAKHQLKEDKWRERRRALRATLGEGSLFNMLGEAVENPHSGLAGKVFAFLSVFMVVVTVVSLCISTMPDQQEEEAMGTCSQRCRSMFVVESVCVSWFSLEFLVRFFHARSRLEFVRSPLNIIDAAAILPYYVSLFLELRDETVQDIVAEAGKSTLDKLGLILRVMRALRILYVMRLARHSIGLKTLGLTIQRSVTDFSMLMLFVCVAVTLFSPLVHLAESELAPNAARTPQLGFSSIPASYWWSIISVTTVGYGDMVPHSIPGQLVALISILAGILLLSFPSTSIFHTFHRTYLELTDEHCRLWKEERGAELATEAEESMKERETWPDNWPETDLLPGLDDPFYLFMKDISVLAQSKSNQPLLTPVT from the exons ctactgtcaaatcataataacaattttagcaaatat TCGTTTAGTAGTGACGATAGTTACAGCCATGTCTTCACAGACACAGAGGCTGCCACAGTCAAAGGCCAGTATTTTCAACGTGCTCAGCTGCTCCGTGGGCCAGAGGCATCTCGCCGGTACTTTGATCCCTCCCAGCAGGCCCTTATCAATATAGGAGGCGTCCGGTACTCCTTCCCCTGGAGCACCCTGGAGGATGTACCCCAGAGCCGCCTGAGTCGTCTGCGCTCCTGCTCCACCTTGAGGGAGATAGCAGAGTTTTGTGATGACTATGATGAGATGCTACAGGAATTCTTCTTTGACCGTGACCCTTTAGCTTTTCAGGCCATCCACAGCTTCCTGGCAAAAGGGAAGTTGCGTCTGCTGCAGGGGGTCTGCAATGTGGCCCTGCACGGGGAGCTGCTGTACTGGGGCATTGATATAGGACAGATGGAGCCCTGCTGCCGCCATCACATGATGTCCTGTGTAGACGAGGTGGCCAAGCACCAGCTGAAGGAGGACAAGTGGCGGGAGAGAAGGAGGGCGCTTCGGGCTACTCTGGGGGAGGGCAGCCTGTTCAACATGCTGGGGGAAGCAGTGGAGAACCCTCACTCAGGTTTAGCAGGGAAAGTGTTTgccttcctgtctgtcttcatGGTGGTCGTCACTGTGGTCAGCCTGTGCATCAGCACCATGCCAGACCAACAAGAGGAAGAAGCCATG GGTACATGCTCCCAAAGGTGCCGCAGCATGTTTGTGGtggagtctgtttgtgtgagttGGTTCAGCTTAGAGTTTCTTGTGCGATTTTTCCACGCAAGGAGCAGGCTCGAGTTTGTCCGTAGCCCTCTGAACATCATTGATGCTGCTGCTATCTTGCCCTACTATGTCTCACTGTTTTTGGAGCTCAGGGATGAGACTGTACAGGATATTGTGGCAGAAGCGGGAAAGAGCACCCTGGATAAACTTGGTCTGATCCTGCGTGTGATGAGGGCCCTGCGTATCCTGTATGTTATGAGGCTGGCCCGCCACTCTATAGGTCTGAAGACATTAGGGCTAACTATCCAGCGCAGTGTGACAGACTTCAGCATGCTGatgctctttgtgtgtgtcgCAGTGACTCTTTTTTCCCCACTGGTACATCTAGCTGAGAGTGAGCTGGCTCCAAACGCTGCCAGAACACCCCAGCTCGGCTTCAGCAGCATCCCAGCGTCATACTGGTGGTCCATCATCTCCGTCACCACAGTGGGTTATGGTGACATGGTGCCCCACAGCATCCCCGGCCAACTGGTGGCACTAATCAGCATCCTAGCAGGGATCCTCCTTCTGTCCTTCCCTTCTACATCTATCTTCCACACGTTCCATCGCACCTACCTTGAGCTGACGGACGAGCATTGCAGGTtatggaaagaggagagaggggccGAGCTTGCCACTGAGGCTGAAGAAAgcatgaaagaaagagaaacttgGCCTGATAACTGGCCAGAAACTGATCTTCTACCAGGTCTAGATGAtcctttttatcttttcatgaAAGACATTTCAGTGCTGGCTCAGAGCAAGAGTAATCAACCTCTGTTGACGCCTGTTACTTAA